CACGCAGACCctctccctgctattggttgtgggGGAGGGTGTGCTGCAGCTCAATTGTTTAGGCAGACTCAGTATTTTACAGCCTGAAGAGGTGAAGCCTCGCTCTCACCCCCGCTGACCGCTCCCAGTCACCACGGCTGCCTCGTTCTCCCCCACTGGCTCACTGGCACAGCCCCGCCGACTGATCCCAGTCACCATGGCTGCCTTGCTCCCCTGCTGACCGCTCCCAGTCACCACGGCTGCTTGCTCCCCCTGCTGACCGCTCCTAGTGTTTGTTAACAGAGCAGAGAGCTCACCCGCAGTCTTCATTAGCATAATAATTGTGTGGGTCTGACGGGGAATATGGAGCAGATAGGGGAGCTCTGGGGTGCATAAGGAAGCTGTTTACAAGCCTAACTTTGTGAATAAACAAtggatttaagtaagtgacccttcATTTTGCAGCTCTTCACCTGCACAATATACTGGGTTTAATacgggtgaactagctgtcagattctctttaaaggaatactgtagtggaatataacttattccctttctgtaggataggggataagttatagattgttgggggtccgactgcagggaccccccagcgatctcccgtatgggccGCGGCAGTCCACAGGAAGCGAAGTGCTGTACCTAGCTGAAGCCGCAGTAGACacaacccctccatgtatctctatgggaaacatggagggggcgtgtcggccgcaatgTCATGCGGGGACAGAGCTCCCCATTCTTgcggactgccgcggccccgtacaggagatcgcagaggaTCCCAGCGATCGgagccccccgcaatctataacttatcccctatcctatggataggaaataagttacATTCCACtacagtatccctttaagatctgtTAACAGATCAAATTGATGTATTTTATTTGCGGTTTTGTGTTTCTTTCATATGCTTAACTTTTTTCTATCTTAATATGTCTACATTAATATTTAGAAGTTTTTATCTGGGATCTGGAAAACCTTTGTTTTCTCTTCTACACATTATTCACACTAATACTTCGCTCAGGTGTTCTTCTCTGTGCCTCCATGACAACACCCTTCCCTACGATATAAGAATTGTAAGGGACTAGGCGGTGAGCTGACCCTGTGTTAATTTTCTTGAATTTTGCACAGAATTTTCTACATTCTTCTCACAAAAACATTTTAATACTAGACCAGTATTCAATTCAAAGCGAATATAAAACATATCTTCTGGAACAGCCAGTACACAGCATTAAAGGCGTTCCTgccatttaaatacattttaatttgTTACACGGAAATAAATTTACCTCATGATTAACCTCAGTCTTCTCTTGAGAAGTTGCGTCGTAGTCATGAATGGATAAAGTGGCAAGCCAGCTCTCCATGGACTTTTCTTCAATTTCAGTCTGAATAATTGTGGGATAGATGTGTTCTTTCttaaatgtctcaattttatccTCCTCATCTGCCCAGTCCAAAGACTCATGAAGGCCATCGTTCCCAAAACGCCTATTGTACTTCTCAAAGTGGACCCTCTCCAATACCAGCCCCAGCCCTGGGGCTTTGGGTATGTCGACTTTTTCCTCTCTCCAGCTCCGCTGCATTATAGATGGTGGAGCATAGCCTTTTACCACTGCAATAACCAGTCCGATCATTTTACGTATCTGGTGCATCATGAAACTCTGACCTTTCACTTTAATCACAGCCAACTCTAGGCCTCCCTGCATGAAAGGCGTCTCGCAATGCATCTCCATAATGTAACGCTTAGCACTGGGGTCCCAGGGTCCCTTCTGTGATGTGAAATTATGGAAATTATGTGTTCCTTTGTAAAGAGCCAACAGTTCATTCACTTTATCTAATGTTTCTTGGCCAAGCCTGAAGCGGTCATCCTGCAGATCACTGTCTTTATGAGCAAAAGCAAAAGTAGGTAGGGTGTAGGAATAGGTACGTGCGTCACATGAGTTCTTGGAGTTAAACCTTCCTGTAACGCGTTTCAGTCCTTTGATAAAATAACATTTCATTAAATGCAAGAACACAGTTGGAATGAAAACACTGCCCCATAACAAAGAACAGGACAATTGTACTTAAaagagaactgtagtgcaataagTCGATTTTTGtgtttaccgtaaaatctctttctcgaaggatccattggggtacagagaccatgggtatatgctgctgccactagaagGCTGACAATAGGCAACAAAAGAAAGTTGGCCCCTCCGAGTAagatataccccgcctacaggCTCTAAgttatcagtttagtcccaaagcagtaggagaggatcgacagggaaaagaaaaaaaaaagcaactgtCCGAAGAAACCACAGACAAAAATTAACTAAACCAAACCTCGGACAGGCAACTGAACCAAGGACACCAGAACAAATGGGCGAGTGCTGTGTccaccccaatggatcctccaagaaaGAGTTTTTTACGGTAAGcacaaaaatctacttttcttgttcggctccattgggggacacagagaccgtgggacgtactaaagcagtccccggggtgggagaAAACTCAAGCAACTCAGGTGGAAGGCTGGGCCACAGCCAACTGCAACACCTTGCGACCAAAACCAGCATCAGCAGATGCAAAGGTATGCACCTGGTAAAATTTTGCAAACGTGTAcaaggacgaccaggtggccgccaTACAGATTTGCAAGGCCGAAGCCATGTTGCGGAGAGCCCAGGAGGCCCTGACTGAACGAGTGGAATAAGCTGAGATCCGGAAAGGAGTTTTCCCTTTGCAGCAGTAAGCTTCCGAGATGGCGGAACGGATCCACCGCAAAATGGTCGCCTTCGAAGCAGGAAATCCCTTACGAAGACCCTCCGTAAGAACACTGGCGAAAGGATGAAGTTACCGAAACATAAATTTGAACGGCCCGTACCACTTCAAGACCATGAAGCAAACGTTACCTGGGATGGGACGGAGCTGGACAAAAGGATGGAAGGACGATATCCTTATGTAGGTGAAAGGcggagaccaccttaggcaaaaaggatggGAGCGGACAGAAAACAAACTTTGTCCTGGTGTAAGACCAGGTAGGGGGAACAGCAGAAGAGAGCCGCCAGCTCCGAAACTCTCCTAATGGAAATGACCGCAATAAGgaaggccaccttccaggaaaggatacGAATAGAAACGTCCCGGAGAGGTTCGAAGGGAATACCCTGCAAGGCACTGAAaaccagattaaccccttaaggaccaaggacgtaccggtacgtccttagtcctgctcttctgatataacgcggggttacactgtaaccccgcgtcatatcacggcgggcccggcgtcatagtgaagccgggacccgcctgaaatagagcgctattaaccctttagccgcgcgctcagagctgagccgcgcagctaaaagtgaaagttgccggctagctcagttgggctgttcgggatagccgcggctaatcgcggcatcccgaacagctgacaggacagcgggagggcccctacctgcctcctcgctgtccgatcgcggaatgactgctcagtgcctgagatccaggcctgagcagtcattcggcagaatcgttgattactgttttcttatgagaaaccagtgatcaatgatgaagatcagtgtgtgcagtgttataggtccctatgggacctataacactgcaaaaaaaaaagtgaatgaatatcatttaactcctcccctattaaaagtttgaatcaccccccttttccaataaaaaaaaaaaaacacagtgtaaataaaaataaaaacaaacatatatggtatcaccgcgtgcggaaatgtccgaattataaaaatatatcattaattaaaccgctcggtcaatggtgtgcgcgcaaaaaaattccaaactccaaaatagtgcatttttggtcactttttatatcatttaaaaatgatcaataagtcctatcaatgcaaaaatggtaccgttaaaaacttcagatcacggcgcaaaaaatgagccctcatactgccccatacacggaaaaataaaagagttataggggtcagaagatgacaattttaaacgtatacattttcctgcatgtagttatgattttttccagaagtccgacaaaatcaaacctatataagtagggtatcattttaatcgtatggacctacagaataaagataaggtgtcatttttaccgaaaaatgtactatgtagaaatggaagctcccaaaagttacaaaacagcgtttttttttcaattttgtcgcacaatgatttttttttccgtttcaccgtagatttttgggcaaaatgactgacgtcattacaaagtagaattggtggcgcaaaaaataagccataatatggatttttaggtgcaaaatttaaagagttacgattttttaaaggcaaggaacaaaaaacgaaaatgcaaaaacggaaaaacccccggtccttaaggggttaagatcccacggggggggggggggggggagtaggggAACTGTATGGCAGAGCCGCATGAGCAACACCCTGCAGAAAAGCATGGATGTGAGGGTCGGACGCCAGGGGACGCTGAAAGAGAATGGGGAGAGCAGACACCtgacccttaaccccttggggacggagcccattatgaccataaggacgggagcattttttgcaaatctgaccactgtcactttaagcattaataactctgggatgcttttacttataaatttgattccgagatagtttttttgtgacatattctactttatggtagtggaaaattttcgttgatacttgcatcatttcttggtgaaaaattcaaaaatttgatgaaaaatgtgaaaatgttgcatttttctaactttgaagctctctgcttgtaaggaaaatagacattccaaataaattatatattgattcacaaatacaatatgtctactttatgtttgcatcataaagttgacatgttttttacttttggaagacatcagagggcttcaaaaactgcacccctcaaagcgtccaaaatgacattcagtaagtttgttaaccctttaggtgtttcacaggaatagcagcaaagtgaaggagaaaattcaaaatcgtcatttttttacactcgcatgttcttgtaggcccagtttttttatttttacaagtggtaataggagaaaaagccccccaaaatttgtaacccaatttctctcgattaaggtaatacctcatatgtgtatgtcaagtgttcggcgggcgcagtag
Above is a genomic segment from Hyla sarda isolate aHylSar1 chromosome 1, aHylSar1.hap1, whole genome shotgun sequence containing:
- the PUS1 gene encoding pseudouridylate synthase 1 homolog; this translates as MADVLTEEPKQQVSGGGETRKSSCLQEESEVLEENGHDAKRFKVDPEEQNKKYPKRKVVLLMAYSGKGYHGMQRNVGSSQYKTIEDELVQALVLSGCIPENHADEMKKMSFQRCARTDKGVSAAGQVVSLKVWLIDNIMEKINSRLPSHIRIIGLKRVTGRFNSKNSCDARTYSYTLPTFAFAHKDSDLQDDRFRLGQETLDKVNELLALYKGTHNFHNFTSQKGPWDPSAKRYIMEMHCETPFMQGGLELAVIKVKGQSFMMHQIRKMIGLVIAVVKGYAPPSIMQRSWREEKVDIPKAPGLGLVLERVHFEKYNRRFGNDGLHESLDWADEEDKIETFKKEHIYPTIIQTEIEEKSMESWLATLSIHDYDATSQEKTEVNHEVAMVHSDDGGDSD